The DNA sequence CTTGTTTACAAGACAAACAGTCAATCAATTGTCTGTTTAAATCTTCGATTAATCAAAAAGTTAAACAGTTGAATGTTCAGCCCGTTGTCCTGAGTACGATGGACCTTCCGGTTAACTGGAACTTGCCCGACAAATGCGGACCCTTCCGCATGCCAAACTTCATATCAGAGTCCTTTTGGCAGGACAAGTCTAGGGCGTCGATTCTGATGGTCTCGATGCGTTAGCGTCCGTCGCGCCCTCTTCTGCGGGCTTCTCGTCATTGGCAACGACGGTTATGATGACCGCATCTTTGTCGTCGATGTTGTTGGCAAATGGGTCAAAACTCAGTTGCGGTGCCAGGTCATCGAGATTCAGTGATTTCAAAAGCGCTTCCGCTGTGTCAATGGAAGTTGCTGCGGACGAAACTTCTGGCTGCTTCGATTGTGTCGCCGCCAGTTCTTTCAATTGCTTTGTGAGCGGCTCCAGGACTAAGTTTGGCATGCTGAACTGATGGACACTTCCGTTCGATGAAAGTATTGATAGTCTGCCACCACTCATGGTGCTATGCGATTCGACCTCAGAAACCTGATCTAATTCGATGCTGACACGAGTACTTCCAAACCAGGTAGAGAATGCCTCAGGTACAAAGACAAGTCGGCGAGAAGTGAGCACGAATCGTCCTGGCTTATCCTTATAAAAGGTGAGAAAAAAGGATTTGATCACAGACTCGCCTGGCTGCGGTTTAAAGCGCGAACCTGAGAAAACAACGGTAAAGAGAATGCCGAAAACAACGAATATTGCGGCCCAGGTCGTCAGGAATAGCTTGAGGAACTCACTCGATGATTTTTGCAAACGTAGACCATTTGCAATAGAACCTTCACGCATGGCACCGCGCCAATCTCCAGTCTGAGACAACGCGTAACCGAGTCGCCCATGATTAGCAGGGTTGTTCGGAGCAATGGCTACAGCGTTCTTGTATGCCTCAACTTCTCCCTTGATGTCTCCCAGCTTTCCTAAAGCGGCACCCAGACCAAGATAGGCGTTTGGATTACTCTTGTTGATTTCAATTGCCCGCTTGTACATCGAAACTGCCTGAGGATAGTCCTTCTTGCGACCAAGTGCAGCGCCAAGGTTCATATAAGTGTTGAAATCATCGGGATCCAATGCAAGTGCCTTATTGAAGGCACTGATAGCAAGGTCATAATCTTCCAGGCTGGCAAGTGACAGACCTAAAATTGAATAAGCCGAGCTGTTTGACGGATTGGACGCAATCGCCAGTTTCTCTTCTTCAATAGCTGCTCTGAAACGCTGCTGCAGACCAAAAATCCATCCGATATTGCAATGTGCTTCGTCGTTATTTGGATCTAGATTCAGCGCTTTACGCTCTTCCTCAAGGGCGGCTGCAAGGTTTCCTCCCATCGAGAGAGCGTGACCTAATCGCTGATGGGCAGAGGGGTTTTGCGGATCTGATTTGACTGCTTCGGTGTAGGTTTCGATCGCTTTCGAAGTTTGATCCGCTTGAAGTAAATCATCACCGCGTTCTATTAGCTGGCTAACTGCTGAATTGGCATGCTTCGCTTCCGGAGCTCCGGGCTTGGTTCCTGGCCCTTGTTCGGACCCGGGAGAATCGTGCAAGTTCGGCGAATTTGCCGAGTTCGTTTGACTCCATGCGGGTGCACCACATGACACTAATGCCATGAGAGAGACTGATAAGGCTGGATGAAACAATTTCATTTAGTAAGTAAATGGTGGCGTAGCCAGTATCTAAAGCTAGAGTAGCTTAAGCGGGGCGACTACGCAACAAGGCGTCACTGATTGTCAGGTATTGCTCAGGTGTGCTTGTGTTCACCTGCTAAACTAGTTGAATCAAATTGGCGACATGTATGGCACCACTAGACGGAATCAAGGTAATCGACTTTACTCATCTTTTGCCGGGAGAGTTGTGTTCAACCGCCCTGAGTGACCTTGGTTGCGCTGTTCTTCGCATTGAGCCCTTGACCGCAACCCTTGGGCAAATGTTGCCACCTATCATCGACGGTCACAGTCTGTACTTTTGGAGTCTACATCGAAACAAACAGCGCATTTCGGTGGACTTGAAAAAGGCAGACGGCGTCAAAATCGCAAGGCGCGTGATAAAGGATGCTGACGTTCTGATTGAGAATTTTCGCCCCGGTGTTATGGACAGACTCGGGCTTGGCTACGAGGCGATGAGCGCGCTCAATCCAGGTCTCATTTATTGCTCAATATCTGGATACGGTCAGTCTGGCTCCTGGAGCGAGAAGCCTGGGCACGATCTGAATTTGATTGCCGAATCAGGCGTACTGGCAATGAATGCAAGAGACGGTGAAAAACCGATACTGCCTTCGGTGCTCGTTTCTGACTATACTTCCGCCATGTACGCTGCAATCCGCATAGCAAGCCAGCTCTATGAGAGACAGCGCACAAATGCGGGTATTCACATTGATGTCAGTATGTTCGAGTCCGCTCTCTCAACGATGGGCATTATGGGCACAGCTTTGCTGTATGAAGAACTTCATCCGGAAGTTGGACACTATGAGTATCCCAGAGAACTGCCTAACTATACCGTTTACGAATGCAGCGACCAGAGATACCTGGCGGTAGCGGCGCTGGAAGCACCATTCTGGAAGACCTTTTGCGAGAAGGCCGGCATTCCTGAATTAGCGGACAAAGTGGTCAAAAGTGTTGATCAGGAAATCTCTAACAAGATTGCTGCTGTAATTCGTCAAAAGCCGCTTAGTGATTGGATTTCAATATTTGAAAATACGAACTGTTGTGTATCTCCGGTAAGCACGATCGAGGAGGCACTGCGGCACCCGCCTGTACAAGAGCATGGTGTTGTTCACCACATGTCTCACCCCATATTGGGAGACGTTCCACAGGTCTCATCACCGTTGTCCGAATCAATGGCAGCCAGCACTGCCTACGATGACAGAGCTGAGCAGAGCGCCAGTGTCTTGAGCGAACTCGGCTACTCGATTGAGCAAATCAGTCAACTCAAGCTGGAAAAGGTCATTCTCTAATCTCCGCGATAGGTCACTAGTTGACCTTCCTGGCGCTTGCGGCCCAATACTTTTCGCGCAAGCCTTTTTTGAAGATTTTCCCACTGCCGGTTTTCGGCAACTCTTTCTCGAATTCCACCGTGCGTGGTGCCTTGAAGCGACCCAGTCTTTCATGGACAAATTCGATCAATTCAGACTCACTGGCTGTTTGCCCCTCTTTGAGAACGACGATGGCTTTCACCGACTCTCCCCATTTCTCGTCGGGAACACCGAGGACAGCACACTCCAGTACAGCACTATGTTCATAAAGTGCGTACTCTACTTCTGTGGAGTAGACATTCTCACCGCCAGTAATGATCATGTCTTTCTTTCTGTCGCAGATATTGATGTAGCCTTCGCTGTCTACCACGGCCATGTCGCCTGTATGAATCCAGCCATCGATCAGGGTCTGGGCTGTGGTGTCTGGTTGTTTCCAGTATCCTGAAAATACAACAGGACCGCGGGCGATAATCTCACCAACTTCTGTGTTGTCTTTTTTCACCTCCACTCCGTCTTCGTTCACGACCTTTACTTCAACTGCAATAAAAGGTCTGCCGGTTTTGCTTTTTAGCTCTAACAATTTTTCTTCCGGCAAGGAGCGAAGATGCGCTTTGGGAGCACTTATTGTAAGGAAAGGGCTGGTTTCGGTCATCCCATAAAACTGCATATAATCGCAACTGAATTCCTGAACTATTCCCTTCACCTGCTCAGGTGCAATAGGCGAGCCTGCAGTCAGGATTAAGCGGAGTTTCGGAAATTTATAGTGTTTCAGTTTCGGGCTGTGCATTAACGCATTCACCATGGTCGGTACCATGGCTGTAAGTGTGACTTCTTCATCGGCAAGAGTTTTTAGAACCTCCTCGGCTTTGAAATACGGCGCAAACGTGTGTTTACCACCAGCCCAGGTGACTGCCCAGATCGACCAGGCATCCGCCAGGTGAAACATTGGGCCGATGTGCATCCAGGTATCTTCGTCGGTTAGACTCAATTCCGTTACTGCACCAAGTGCATTTAAGCAAACGTTTTTGTGGGAGAGCATCACTCCCTTGGCTTTGCCGGTTGTGCCGCTCGTGTAGTAGAGTTGGGCCAGATCTTCCAGGCCTACGTCTGCCACCGGCATTGGCTTCTTCAAATGCTGTTTCAGAGCAGTCTCATAGTCGATTGTCTTATGACTGAAATTTTGCCAATCCCTAGCACCGAATGTGATGACCTGCTCGACTGCGGGCGCATCGGGTAGACTCTTGCCTGCACATTCCTTGAAATCAGCGTGGAGGAATAGAGCGCGGGCTTCGGAGTCGTTGAGAATAATTGCTACTTCGTGCGGGGAGAGGCGAAAATTGATCGGGTTTAGAATCACACCGGTGATCGCGCAAGCATAGTAGATTTCCATGAGCTCGTGCCCGTTGGGGCAGAGCACGGCTACGACAGAACCCTTTTCGTAACCAGACTCGATTAAGAAATTTGCTAGAGCAGAGACGCGCTGCGCGAACTGTTCGTAAGTAAAACGTTTATCGCCATCGACAATTGCTTCTTTTTGAGGCCACAGGGTAATTGCTTTATTCAATGTCAGGTATAGGTTCATTTTCTACTGCCGTTAATGACTGCGAGGGACCTTATGTAGGCGCGCTCAAGTATCCTTATGACTCCGCTTATATCCTACTAGACAGAGGGCTGAAAAGGTCGCAGATGAAGCGTCTTTAGCTTATTGCCCGAGTGGACAGAAAGGAAAGAGCGCATCCTGCGACGCGCTCTTGCTGAATTTCATCACTGCAAATGCAGATGATTACATGTTTTCGATGATGTGACTTGCGAATTCGCTTGTTTTCACTTTCTTCGCGCCTTCCATCAATCTTTCCAAATCGTAGGTCACCGTCTTCTTCTGAATCGATGTGGCAATGCCCTTCTCGATCAGTCTGGCAGCTTCGGTCCAGCCCATGAAGTCAAACATCATTACGCCGGAGAGAATTACCGAGCCAGGGTTGATCACGTCTTTGTCAGCGTACTTGGGAGCAGTACCGTGAGTCGCTTCGAAGATAGCGCAGTTGTCGCCGATATTGGCGCCAGGAGCGATTCCCAGTCCGCCTACTTGTGCTGCACAAGCATCAGACAGATAGTCGCCGTTCAAGTTGGTAGTGGCGAGCACTGAGTATTCGTCAGGTCTTGTCAATACTTGTTGGAACATCGAGTCGGCAATGCGATCGTTGATCAAGATTTTGCCGGCAGGTGTTTTGCCGTCATGGTCGGCCCAGAGTTTTTCTTCGCTAATCGTTTGAGCAGCGAACTCTTCTTCAGCCAACATGTATCCCCAGTCTCTGAAAGCGCCTTCAGTGAATTTCTGAATGTTGCCTTTGTGCACCAGCGTGACCGACTTCAAATTGTGACGGATGGCATGTTCGATCGCTCTGCGAACCAATCTCTGCGAACCAAATTTCGAAATCGGTTTGATACCGATACCTGAATCGGGGCGGATTGTATTCTTGCCGAATGATTCGATCAATTCGATCAGTTTTTTGGCTTCAGGTGAGCCTGCAACGTATTCGATACCGGAGTAAACGTCTTCTGTGTTCTCGCGGTAGATAACAACGTTCAATTTTTCAGGGTGCTTAACTGGTGTAGGCACGCCTTCGAAGTAGCGGACTGGGCGAACGCAGCAGTAGAGGTCGAAAATCTGTCTCAAAGCTACGTTCAAGCTGCGGATACCACCGCCAATGGGTGTCGTCAAAGGTCCTTTGATGCCAACACCAAATTCTTTCAAAGCTTCGATAGTATCGTTTGGCAACCATTCTTTAGTTTCGTTGTTGGCTTTCTCGCCGGCCAGAACTTCAAACCAGGCAATCTTCTTCTCATCACCATATGCTTTCTGAACAGCAGCGTCGAACACGCGCTGTGAAGCCTTCCAGATGTCTCTGCCAGTGCCGTCGCCTTCGATGAAAGGAATGATCGGCTTGTTAGGTACAACTGGCTTGCCATCTTTGAATGTGATCTTTTCCCCTTGAGGAACTTTCAAGCCGTTATACGTTTTGTCAATTACTTGTCCCATGTGTTTTCACCTTTTTAGATCGGGTCGCCCCACCCAAATTTATCTAAAGACGAGGAGTCAGACGATGATTCCTCCGTCACGCTAGCCATTAAGATTAACAGTTCAGGGGGCAGTCTTAGCAAATGATCAGCTTTTACTAATAACGGTGGGGAGCAAGCGCCTGTGCGGCAATGCAAAGGGGAGAGAGACGTCTAAATGGTGAAAACGCAGAATTTGAGCCGGGAAACGCTGGAGCGCAGATACCGCTTGCCTGTTCGAATGGACCCGGTCGTGCTCACACACTCGGCTGTGAGGCTGACTCCTCTGGATGTCAGTCGAGACTGCGACGTTCTCTATGAAGTGTCGAACGGGTCGGCCATAACTAACGAGCTTGGCGCTTTTGCTGCGTACGACGCCGATCAGCTAATCTGGGTCTACATGAACTCTGGTCCATTTGCTGATAGGCAGAGCTTTGTTCAGTACCTTAAGGCACTTGAGTCTGCTCCAAACGGGCTTGCAATGAGTGTGTTCGACAACAAGACAGGCTTGCCGGTAGGCATAGCCACGTTCATGAATAATGTGCCGGAACATCTCAAGATCGAGCTGGGAAGCATCTGGTACAGTCCACTCGTGCAGGGCAAAGGTTACAACTTGATTGCCACCTACTTGATGCTTAAACACGCTTTTGATCTTGGTTACCGTCGAGTTGAGTGGAAGTGTAACGCCTTAAATGAGCGTTCACGAAAGGCGGCGTTGCGCATGGGGTTTATTTTTGAAGGTGTGCAAGAATCACACTTCATTGTCAAAGATCAAAATCGAGACACAGCCTGGTTCCGCATGCTCGACAGGGAGTGGCCTGAAAAACGATTGTTACTGGAGAACTTAATTGCCAGCCTGTCTCAATGATACCATCTGTAGTACCAGAATTACCAGGTCTCGATTGGCTGGACAATCGTCGTCAGTTGCACTAACATTTTTACCCATTGCCACAGTGAGGGTCATATGCCAAACATCATCGAAATAGCCAAAACCGGAAGAGCAGGGTGTCGCACTTGCAAGCAGCCGATTGGCAAAGGTGAGCTGCGATTTGGCGAAGAAGTACCGAACGCATTTTCGGCTGGAGATATGACGTACAACTGGCACCATCTGGCATGCGCAGCCAAGAAAAAACCGTCTGCGCTCAAGCAGGCTCTTGATGATACAGATCAGGAAGTGCCTGACAAAGAAGAGTTGTTAAAGGCGATCGAAGCTAATGCCAAGAATGAAAAGCCTACCGTGCTTCCTTACGCGGAATACGCACCAACAGCGCGTGCGGCTTGCATCGGTTGTACTGAAAAGATAGAGAAAGGTCACCTGCGCGTGGCGATCGAGAGCGAAGACGACGGCTCACCGTTTCCTCGTAGTGGACCGCGGTACCTGCATGTGGCTTGCGTTGCTGAACACGCCGGTGATGACCCGGATGAGTTTTTCAACAGAGTCAAAGCAAACAGCAAGAATGTCGAGACAAAAGACATGCAAGAGCTGGAATCAGCTCTGCAAGCCTAGATCACCAACAGTCCTCAGCTAATAAGCCAGGAGCACTCAGCTAGCAGCTAGAGGCTCAATCGACTCGTTCAGCTCTAGCCTTATCTTCTGCAATCTGTACTTGAGCGAACTCTGAGTTTTTCTTGACGTTGGCCAGGCGCTTTTCCAGTTTCTTGACTGTGATACCATCGCGAATCGGTCGCGGCAACGGAATACCGATATCGCAGTAGGAAGAGAGCTCCAGATAGGTAGATTTTTTGTTTGGTCCAGGATTGAGAACCCAACTACCTTCCAGCGCCTTGAAACGATCAGACTTGACCATTTCGTAGTCGATTCGCTTGAGAGGCACTTCGGTAGTATGCATCGTGCTCACCGCCGTGCCAATAATTGGCAGGTGGTGCAGTTTTTGTTCGGAGACCACATCATTGACGCCTTTACTGATTATCTTGCGATAGACCAGGTCTTGATCTGCATTTTGCTCATTATGAATCGATTGCCAGACGATATCTGGTGTTGCCTGAATAAGCATCTGAGCTTTCACCCAACGGTGACCGTTTGGTTGTTTCTCGGTCCACCATTTGAACTCAGTAGGAGTTTCAGCAGCAAACGTTGCTGACGCGCTCAGAAGTGTCAGCGCAAGGAGCAGAAATGAAAACGTGTGACGTTTTCGGTTTCCGCATATCAGGCTTTTCTTGTAAGGCATCATGAACAAATTTCATCCCTCATCGACTGCTGTCGGGAAGAAGTAATCTCGAAGCGCTTACGTCCGATTGGACTGCTTCACTAGTCTATCTCTTGACGGCACGGAAGTGGATTGCCAGCAGATAAACATCCGCTAAGTATCGGATATCGTTTAGCTGTTGAAGCGATATCTAATCTGTTGTCGCAGGAGCGAACCAGTATCAACTCCAAGATTTTTATGCCCATTTTGGTCAGAACTTTTCGGGCTGTTTTTTGCGTTATTTGAGTGTTTCGGCTCTCCCCGCCGTGGCTGAAGTAAACAGGCACCATATATGGTGGATTCTGTTTCCAGGCACGCTGCCTGTTGCGGTGGAACTTGCCTACTCGCCCGGTTTTTTAACTTTCGACCAGAGTTTACCGAGCCAGCCAGAATTTTGTTGCAAGACCGGATCGACAGTATCCGCTGGTGGCGTATACGCCACCTCCTTTAGTGCCGAAGGAAAGTCGACGCCGGTTTTCTGGCAGTAATGAAGAACGGCTACAGCGTGACTATTGGTGAGAATATCGTCGTCTACAAATCCCTGTGCCTGCACCGCAGCTTGCAGTAGTTTTTTATCGATTACGCCGGTTGAAAGCATTACCTCGCCAAGGCTCACATTGAGTTGGCGGCTGACACCTTCTGCTTTTGCCATCTCTTGCGGTGTCAGGCAACCTGCTTGCTGCAAAATTTCGATGACTGAGTTTGCCCGCGCAATTTCGTCTTCTTTGCTGCTTCTCTCAGAAAGAATGGTTTCGATTGGGCAGTTGCGTGCGTTGGCAGCGCGCAGAATGTCAGCTGCCTGGGCTCCTGTCAGATTACCTTTGGCGACCATATCCTGCAGTTTCAGACTTTCCTTGAGCATGGTCTCTGAGATCATGCCGTTTTGCACGAGTATCTGCCCGACGGGCTGCTGCTGAACCAGTCCCATCTCAATTGCTGAAATTTTGTCGCCTTCTGTGACCAGACCAGCAGACATGAGCAAGTCACCGACCCGGATATTGGCCTGCGACGGCTTGTAGGCACCTACTTCCTGTAGCGAGACTTCTATCGTCTGGTGTTTACGAGCAGCAGCACGCATGCCGCTGACCGCCTGCTCTTTGGTGATCTTTCCATCGCGGAGAAGCACCTGGGCTGTCAATGCGGAGGCGAGCAGGGTAGATGGAAGGGCCCGAGCCAGGACAAGGCATCGCCCCAGAGGCAGATTGTTTTCCTGGCTTTGAGTCATCGCTTCTTCGAGATTCTCTCTCGTCACCGCGCCTGCCTCGAGAAGCAGTTCGCCAAGCTCGCTGCCGGGCATAGATTCACGCTGGGGCGCTTTCCATCCCAGTCTCGTGAACGCCTCTTCCAGAGGGATACAACCCTTGATGGCCACGTTCAGAGCGCGTATGCCAAACTCGGCTGAGATAACCCCTTCACGCAGCAAAGATTGTATTTCGATAGCTGTCTGTAAATCGCGTTCGGTCAACTCTCCGATGCCCATAAGCACCCGCCCGAGGGGAGTCGCCGACTTCTTAGCGACCTGAAGCGCTTCGAGTAAGACCTCGGGTTTGATTACGTTTGCTGCTACCAGCAATTCGCCGATACGCTTTGGTCCGGCCCGTCGTTCCCTTGCAATCTCCAAACTCTTAAAACCCTTTGTAGTGCCAACCACTGCCAACAACAATCGAACGCCAACTATGCGCCCTGCGGCTCTGAGCAACGTTTCGCTGACTATTAGTCTATCAGGGTGGGTGATTTCGGACTAGCAATAGCGAAGCGGCAATCGAGCTACTTCCATCTTATGCCCCGAAAA is a window from the Candidatus Melainabacteria bacterium genome containing:
- a CDS encoding CoA transferase, coding for MAPLDGIKVIDFTHLLPGELCSTALSDLGCAVLRIEPLTATLGQMLPPIIDGHSLYFWSLHRNKQRISVDLKKADGVKIARRVIKDADVLIENFRPGVMDRLGLGYEAMSALNPGLIYCSISGYGQSGSWSEKPGHDLNLIAESGVLAMNARDGEKPILPSVLVSDYTSAMYAAIRIASQLYERQRTNAGIHIDVSMFESALSTMGIMGTALLYEELHPEVGHYEYPRELPNYTVYECSDQRYLAVAALEAPFWKTFCEKAGIPELADKVVKSVDQEISNKIAAVIRQKPLSDWISIFENTNCCVSPVSTIEEALRHPPVQEHGVVHHMSHPILGDVPQVSSPLSESMAASTAYDDRAEQSASVLSELGYSIEQISQLKLEKVIL
- a CDS encoding long-chain-fatty-acid--CoA ligase, whose translation is MNLYLTLNKAITLWPQKEAIVDGDKRFTYEQFAQRVSALANFLIESGYEKGSVVAVLCPNGHELMEIYYACAITGVILNPINFRLSPHEVAIILNDSEARALFLHADFKECAGKSLPDAPAVEQVITFGARDWQNFSHKTIDYETALKQHLKKPMPVADVGLEDLAQLYYTSGTTGKAKGVMLSHKNVCLNALGAVTELSLTDEDTWMHIGPMFHLADAWSIWAVTWAGGKHTFAPYFKAEEVLKTLADEEVTLTAMVPTMVNALMHSPKLKHYKFPKLRLILTAGSPIAPEQVKGIVQEFSCDYMQFYGMTETSPFLTISAPKAHLRSLPEEKLLELKSKTGRPFIAVEVKVVNEDGVEVKKDNTEVGEIIARGPVVFSGYWKQPDTTAQTLIDGWIHTGDMAVVDSEGYINICDRKKDMIITGGENVYSTEVEYALYEHSAVLECAVLGVPDEKWGESVKAIVVLKEGQTASESELIEFVHERLGRFKAPRTVEFEKELPKTGSGKIFKKGLREKYWAASARKVN
- the icd gene encoding isocitrate dehydrogenase (NADP(+)); amino-acid sequence: MGQVIDKTYNGLKVPQGEKITFKDGKPVVPNKPIIPFIEGDGTGRDIWKASQRVFDAAVQKAYGDEKKIAWFEVLAGEKANNETKEWLPNDTIEALKEFGVGIKGPLTTPIGGGIRSLNVALRQIFDLYCCVRPVRYFEGVPTPVKHPEKLNVVIYRENTEDVYSGIEYVAGSPEAKKLIELIESFGKNTIRPDSGIGIKPISKFGSQRLVRRAIEHAIRHNLKSVTLVHKGNIQKFTEGAFRDWGYMLAEEEFAAQTISEEKLWADHDGKTPAGKILINDRIADSMFQQVLTRPDEYSVLATTNLNGDYLSDACAAQVGGLGIAPGANIGDNCAIFEATHGTAPKYADKDVINPGSVILSGVMMFDFMGWTEAARLIEKGIATSIQKKTVTYDLERLMEGAKKVKTSEFASHIIENM
- a CDS encoding tetratricopeptide repeat protein; protein product: MKLFHPALSVSLMALVSCGAPAWSQTNSANSPNLHDSPGSEQGPGTKPGAPEAKHANSAVSQLIERGDDLLQADQTSKAIETYTEAVKSDPQNPSAHQRLGHALSMGGNLAAALEEERKALNLDPNNDEAHCNIGWIFGLQQRFRAAIEEEKLAIASNPSNSSAYSILGLSLASLEDYDLAISAFNKALALDPDDFNTYMNLGAALGRKKDYPQAVSMYKRAIEINKSNPNAYLGLGAALGKLGDIKGEVEAYKNAVAIAPNNPANHGRLGYALSQTGDWRGAMREGSIANGLRLQKSSSEFLKLFLTTWAAIFVVFGILFTVVFSGSRFKPQPGESVIKSFFLTFYKDKPGRFVLTSRRLVFVPEAFSTWFGSTRVSIELDQVSEVESHSTMSGGRLSILSSNGSVHQFSMPNLVLEPLTKQLKELAATQSKQPEVSSAATSIDTAEALLKSLNLDDLAPQLSFDPFANNIDDKDAVIITVVANDEKPAEEGATDANASRPSESTP
- a CDS encoding N-acetyltransferase, with the translated sequence MVKTQNLSRETLERRYRLPVRMDPVVLTHSAVRLTPLDVSRDCDVLYEVSNGSAITNELGAFAAYDADQLIWVYMNSGPFADRQSFVQYLKALESAPNGLAMSVFDNKTGLPVGIATFMNNVPEHLKIELGSIWYSPLVQGKGYNLIATYLMLKHAFDLGYRRVEWKCNALNERSRKAALRMGFIFEGVQESHFIVKDQNRDTAWFRMLDREWPEKRLLLENLIASLSQ